Proteins encoded within one genomic window of Deinococcus depolymerans:
- a CDS encoding branched-chain amino acid ABC transporter permease translates to MTTVLQQLFNALALGGVYALVALGLTLVYGVMRVPNFAHGGLYMLGAYFTYALLSGLGLGYVPALLLSAVGVAALAALLERVIFYPLRNAPHVHPMIAAIGVLFFLEALISHPRVFGPDFKQIAEPVPGILNLGGVTLTWQRLLIIAASVLVMLGLNFFLKRTLTGATIEAMSQNREGARLVGINTNRVGMLTFAISGALAAVAASLIAPINAVTPSMGEVMNLKVFAIIILGGMGSIPGAIVGAFLLAFTEVFGGFYINLDFADVIGFAMLVVVLAIRPQGLFRRGT, encoded by the coding sequence TTGACCACTGTGCTGCAACAACTTTTCAATGCCCTGGCGCTGGGCGGCGTGTACGCCCTGGTGGCGCTGGGCCTCACGCTGGTCTACGGCGTGATGCGCGTCCCGAACTTCGCGCACGGCGGGCTGTACATGCTCGGCGCGTACTTCACGTACGCGCTGCTCAGCGGGCTGGGCCTGGGGTACGTGCCCGCCCTGCTGCTGTCGGCGGTGGGCGTGGCGGCGCTGGCGGCGCTGCTCGAGCGGGTGATCTTCTACCCGCTGCGCAACGCCCCGCACGTTCACCCGATGATCGCGGCCATCGGGGTGCTGTTCTTCCTGGAGGCGCTGATCTCGCACCCGCGCGTGTTCGGGCCGGACTTCAAGCAGATTGCCGAGCCGGTGCCGGGCATCCTGAACCTGGGCGGCGTGACCCTGACATGGCAGCGGTTGCTGATCATCGCGGCGAGCGTGCTGGTGATGCTGGGCCTGAACTTCTTCCTGAAACGCACCCTGACCGGCGCGACCATCGAGGCCATGAGCCAGAACCGTGAGGGTGCGCGGCTGGTGGGCATCAACACCAACCGGGTGGGCATGCTGACCTTCGCGATCAGCGGGGCGCTGGCGGCCGTCGCGGCGAGCCTGATCGCGCCGATCAACGCGGTGACGCCCAGCATGGGCGAGGTCATGAACCTCAAGGTGTTCGCGATCATCATTCTGGGCGGCATGGGCAGCATTCCGGGCGCCATCGTGGGCGCGTTCCTGCTGGCCTTCACCGAGGTGTTCGGCGGCTTCTACATCAACCTGGACTTCGCGGACGTGATCGGCTTCGCGATGCTGGTCGTGGTGCTGGCCATCCGCCCGCAGGGCCTGTTCCGGAGGGGCACGTGA
- a CDS encoding branched-chain amino acid ABC transporter permease produces MPLGRLVWPALFVLAALLPLLRPSGYLLDIGVNIMIWAMVAYGLNVMLGYTGLLPLAHAGFFGIGAYTVGILTLKLGWSFWLAWPLAVALCAVLGLLLGLVAFRTKGDAFSIFTLGVGVIITLVINKWDALTGGNDGLNGVAPPAGLEAFSQALGLKLSAGFYLLALVSLALTVLVVARARASTFGLSLIAIRGGEDLARSAGINVFAHKLRAMMLSTAIAGFAGGLYAVFVGFLGSAVTGPTTTFTVLLYLLVGGLGTLGGPLVGTAIIYGLTQVLKGLQDYQYIVFGPLLVLLVMFAPHGLAGLWARLQARRVPAGTGTPTQENDHA; encoded by the coding sequence CTGCCGCTGGGGCGCCTGGTGTGGCCGGCACTGTTCGTGCTGGCGGCGCTGCTGCCGCTGCTGCGCCCCAGCGGATACCTGCTGGACATCGGCGTGAACATCATGATCTGGGCGATGGTCGCGTACGGCCTGAACGTGATGCTGGGGTACACCGGGCTGCTGCCGCTGGCGCACGCGGGGTTCTTCGGGATCGGGGCGTACACGGTGGGCATCCTGACCCTGAAACTCGGCTGGAGTTTCTGGCTGGCGTGGCCGCTGGCGGTGGCGCTGTGCGCCGTGCTGGGGCTGCTGCTGGGGCTCGTGGCGTTCCGCACCAAGGGGGACGCCTTCTCGATCTTCACGCTGGGCGTGGGCGTGATCATCACGCTGGTCATCAACAAGTGGGACGCCCTGACCGGCGGGAACGACGGCCTGAACGGCGTCGCGCCCCCGGCCGGGCTGGAGGCGTTCTCGCAGGCGCTGGGCCTGAAACTCTCGGCCGGCTTCTACCTGCTGGCGCTGGTCAGCCTGGCGCTGACGGTCCTGGTGGTCGCGCGGGCGCGGGCCAGCACCTTCGGGCTGTCGCTGATCGCCATCCGTGGCGGCGAGGACCTGGCGCGCAGCGCCGGCATCAACGTGTTCGCGCACAAGCTGCGCGCCATGATGCTCTCGACCGCCATCGCGGGCTTCGCGGGCGGCCTGTACGCCGTGTTCGTGGGTTTCCTCGGGTCGGCCGTGACCGGCCCGACCACGACCTTCACGGTGCTGCTGTACCTGCTGGTGGGCGGGCTGGGCACGCTGGGCGGCCCGCTGGTCGGGACGGCCATCATCTACGGGCTCACGCAGGTCCTCAAGGGCCTGCAGGACTATCAGTACATCGTGTTCGGGCCGCTGCTGGTGCTGCTGGTGATGTTCGCACCTCACGGACTGGCCGGCCTGTGGGCGCGGCTGCAGGCCCGCCGGGTGCCGGCCGGCACCGGGACGCCCACCCAGGAGAACGACCATGCTTGA
- a CDS encoding ABC transporter ATP-binding protein: MLDVQDLGIRFGGLHAVKDVTASIPAGQITAIIGPNGAGKSTFFNLISGFYQPTSGSIRFAGEDITRLKTHEVVSRGIARTFQTTTIYRELTVLENAMIGHRVRTRAGLLDALLRTGRERQDVQGSRDGAMQALTRVGLARQAHLPAGALTQEGQKRVGIAMALASDPKLLLLDEPAAGMNPEETVNLMSLIRELVAGGLTVALVEHKMSLVMGLADQILVLHHGQKIAAGTPAQVSRDPAVVEAYLGSHAHGGQMGQTTTPEQGAAHA, translated from the coding sequence ATGCTTGACGTTCAGGACCTCGGCATCCGCTTCGGCGGCCTGCACGCCGTGAAGGACGTCACGGCCAGCATTCCCGCCGGGCAGATCACGGCCATCATCGGCCCGAACGGCGCGGGCAAGAGCACCTTCTTCAACCTGATCAGCGGCTTCTACCAGCCGACCTCGGGCAGCATCCGCTTCGCCGGTGAGGACATCACGCGCCTGAAAACCCACGAGGTCGTCTCGCGCGGCATTGCCCGCACGTTCCAGACGACCACCATCTACCGGGAACTGACGGTACTGGAAAACGCCATGATCGGCCACCGGGTCCGCACGCGCGCCGGCCTGCTCGACGCCCTGCTGCGCACCGGCCGGGAACGGCAGGACGTGCAGGGCAGCCGCGACGGGGCCATGCAGGCGCTGACCCGCGTGGGCCTCGCGCGGCAGGCGCACCTGCCGGCCGGGGCGCTCACGCAGGAAGGGCAGAAACGCGTGGGGATCGCCATGGCGCTCGCCAGCGACCCGAAACTGCTGCTGCTGGACGAACCGGCCGCCGGCATGAACCCCGAGGAGACCGTGAACCTGATGAGCCTGATCCGTGAACTGGTGGCGGGCGGCCTGACGGTCGCGCTCGTCGAACACAAGATGAGTCTGGTGATGGGCCTCGCCGATCAGATCCTGGTGCTGCACCACGGGCAGAAGATCGCGGCCGGCACGCCCGCGCAGGTCAGCCGCGACCCGGCCGTCGTTGAGGCGTACCTCGGGTCGCACGCGCACGGCGGGCAGATGGGCCAGACCACCACACCGGAGCAGGGAGCGGCGCATGCTTGA
- a CDS encoding ABC transporter ATP-binding protein, with protein sequence MLEVRDLNVNYGHFVALRGVSLTVQPGEIVVLLGANGAGKSTLFRTLSGLQRPSGGSATWNGISLTTGRPEFNVANGVAQCPEGRLLFPELSVEKNLRLGAFVHRRDAAGTTRELERIYELFPALVEKRGSPAGSLSGGQQQMVAIARALMARPQLLLLDEPSLGLAPLVVEQVFQAVQRVNTEGVSVLLAEQNAFAALGIAHRGYVLEGGQITLDGPQQALMTDDRVRSAYLGV encoded by the coding sequence ATGCTTGAGGTCCGTGACCTGAACGTGAACTACGGGCATTTCGTGGCGCTGCGCGGCGTGAGCCTGACCGTGCAGCCCGGCGAGATCGTGGTGCTCCTCGGCGCGAACGGCGCGGGCAAGAGCACGCTGTTCCGCACCCTGAGTGGCCTGCAGCGCCCCAGCGGCGGCAGCGCCACCTGGAACGGCATCAGCCTCACGACCGGCCGCCCGGAGTTCAACGTGGCGAACGGCGTGGCGCAGTGCCCGGAAGGCCGCCTGCTGTTCCCGGAGCTGAGCGTCGAGAAGAACCTGCGCCTGGGGGCCTTCGTGCACCGCCGGGACGCTGCCGGCACCACGCGGGAACTGGAACGCATCTATGAACTGTTCCCGGCGCTCGTCGAGAAGCGCGGCTCGCCCGCCGGGAGCCTGTCGGGCGGGCAGCAGCAGATGGTCGCCATTGCCCGCGCCCTGATGGCCCGCCCGCAACTGCTGCTGCTGGACGAACCCAGCCTGGGCCTCGCGCCGCTGGTCGTCGAGCAGGTGTTCCAGGCGGTGCAGCGCGTGAACACCGAGGGCGTGTCGGTGCTGCTGGCCGAGCAGAACGCCTTCGCGGCGCTGGGCATCGCGCACCGTGGGTACGTGCTGGAGGGCGGGCAGATCACGCTGGACGGCCCGCAGCAGGCGCTGATGACCGACGACCGCGTGCGCAGCGCGTACCTGGGCGTCTGA
- a CDS encoding serine hydrolase domain-containing protein gives MTTPESPAVRQGVSLDRLERWETHLKTRYLDTGILPNALTLVYRRGETVHRHAQGFADVEGSVPLRDDHIFRIYSMTKPVTSLAFMMLVEDGLTTLSDPVSSVLPEWANLGVWTGGTLGRFTGEAPRRPMRMVDLLRHTSGLSYHIQQGGHLDGAYRDLGLGVKTTLPEFVAALADLPLEHEPGEHWHYSAATDVLGYVIERLSGQPFEDFVRDRILTPLGMTDTAFHVPADKLDRFMPCYALTGQGRVLFDPAAGRFARPPHFVSGGGGLVSTAADYLRLCRLFLRGGELDGTRLISPKTMELMTRNHLPGGADIASMALSPIAVSETSAAGVGFGLGFAVTLDPVRTMRAGNAGDYSWGGAAGTYFWIDPVEDLAVIFMTQLLLSPDRVRDDLRTFVYAALTDTPTQPRSLA, from the coding sequence ATGACCACCCCCGAATCCCCGGCGGTCCGGCAGGGCGTGTCACTGGACCGCCTGGAGCGCTGGGAGACGCACCTGAAAACCCGCTACCTGGACACCGGCATCCTCCCGAACGCCCTGACGCTGGTGTACCGCCGGGGCGAGACCGTGCACCGGCACGCGCAGGGCTTCGCGGACGTGGAGGGAAGCGTGCCGCTGCGGGACGATCACATCTTCCGCATCTACTCCATGACCAAACCCGTCACCAGCCTCGCGTTCATGATGCTGGTCGAGGACGGCCTGACGACCCTGAGCGACCCGGTCAGCTCCGTCCTGCCGGAGTGGGCGAACCTGGGTGTGTGGACCGGCGGCACACTGGGCCGCTTCACGGGCGAGGCGCCGCGCCGCCCCATGCGGATGGTGGACCTGCTGCGCCACACGTCCGGCCTGAGTTACCACATCCAGCAGGGCGGGCACCTGGACGGCGCGTACCGCGACCTGGGCCTGGGCGTGAAGACCACCCTGCCGGAATTCGTCGCGGCCCTGGCGGACCTGCCGCTGGAGCACGAACCCGGCGAGCACTGGCATTACTCGGCCGCCACCGACGTGCTCGGGTACGTGATCGAACGCCTGAGCGGCCAGCCCTTCGAGGACTTCGTGCGGGACCGCATCCTGACGCCGCTGGGCATGACCGACACGGCCTTCCACGTCCCGGCCGACAAACTGGACCGCTTCATGCCGTGCTACGCCCTGACCGGGCAGGGCCGCGTGCTGTTCGACCCGGCCGCCGGACGCTTCGCGCGCCCGCCGCACTTCGTGTCCGGCGGGGGCGGCCTCGTCTCCACCGCCGCCGACTACCTGCGCCTGTGCCGCCTGTTCCTGCGTGGCGGCGAACTGGACGGCACGCGCCTGATCAGCCCCAAGACCATGGAACTCATGACCCGCAACCACCTGCCCGGCGGGGCCGACATCGCCAGCATGGCCCTCTCCCCCATTGCCGTGTCCGAAACCAGCGCCGCCGGGGTGGGCTTCGGGCTGGGGTTCGCCGTCACGCTGGACCCCGTGCGCACCATGCGCGCCGGGAACGCCGGGGATTACTCGTGGGGCGGCGCGGCCGGCACGTACTTCTGGATCGACCCGGTCGAGGACCTCGCCGTGATCTTCATGACCCAGCTGCTGCTCTCGCCCGACCGGGTGCGCGACGACCTGCGCACCTTCGTGTACGCCGCCCTGACCGACACGCCCACCCAGCCCCGCAGCCTCGCCTGA
- the sugE gene encoding quaternary ammonium compound efflux SMR transporter SugE has translation MAWTLLVLAGLLEVGWAIGLKYTEGFTRPLPTVLTVASMIASMALLGLATRTLPIGTAYGVWVGIGAVGAGILGIVLLGESASPARLAFMALMVVAIIGLKVTS, from the coding sequence ATGGCATGGACGCTGCTGGTTCTCGCGGGTCTGCTGGAAGTCGGCTGGGCCATCGGTCTGAAGTACACGGAGGGCTTTACCCGCCCGCTCCCCACGGTCCTGACGGTGGCGAGCATGATCGCCAGCATGGCGCTGCTGGGGCTGGCGACCAGGACGCTGCCGATCGGCACGGCGTACGGCGTGTGGGTGGGGATCGGCGCGGTCGGGGCCGGGATTCTGGGCATCGTGCTGCTGGGCGAATCGGCCAGTCCGGCGCGGCTGGCGTTCATGGCGCTGATGGTCGTGGCGATCATCGGCCTGAAAGTCACGAGCTGA
- a CDS encoding quinone-dependent dihydroorotate dehydrogenase, which yields MYRSLIKPLLFRLDAEDAHHLTINGLQLASRVPAWPALARRVTAPGAPALTQTLWGRTFSSPVGLAAGLDKNGVAVPAFSALGFGFLEVGTVTPLPQAGNDRPRLFRLPPDQALINRMGFNNAGAAALHAHLSALPHRTAPVWVNIGRNKVTPNEAATDDYLKCVTALQDVADAFVVNVSSPNTPGLRALQAAGELAALVRAVVDGVEAGRVRTLSTPPVLVKLAPDLHPADFEASVDAVVNAGASGLIISNTTLDRSGLTHPHQTQAGGLSGRPLTTRSTELIRAAYRQTAGRTPIVGVGGIFTAQDAYDKIRAGASLTEVYSALVYEGPGLVRRLHTGLNALLERDGLRSVSEAVGVDA from the coding sequence GTGTACCGTTCGCTGATCAAGCCACTGCTGTTCCGCCTGGACGCCGAGGACGCCCACCACCTCACCATCAACGGACTGCAGCTCGCCTCGCGCGTGCCCGCGTGGCCCGCCCTGGCCCGCCGCGTGACCGCGCCCGGTGCGCCCGCGCTGACGCAGACGCTGTGGGGCCGCACCTTCAGCAGCCCGGTCGGACTGGCCGCCGGCCTCGACAAGAACGGCGTGGCCGTCCCCGCCTTCAGCGCCCTGGGCTTCGGCTTCCTGGAAGTCGGGACGGTCACGCCCCTCCCGCAGGCCGGGAATGACCGCCCCCGCCTGTTCCGCCTGCCGCCCGACCAGGCGCTCATCAACCGCATGGGCTTCAACAACGCCGGCGCGGCCGCCCTGCACGCCCACCTGAGCGCCCTGCCGCACCGCACCGCGCCCGTGTGGGTGAACATCGGCCGGAACAAGGTCACGCCCAACGAGGCCGCCACCGACGACTACCTGAAGTGCGTCACGGCCCTGCAGGACGTCGCCGACGCGTTCGTGGTGAACGTCAGCAGCCCCAACACGCCGGGCCTGCGCGCCCTGCAGGCTGCAGGCGAACTGGCCGCCCTGGTCCGGGCCGTCGTGGACGGTGTGGAAGCCGGGCGCGTCCGGACCCTCAGCACCCCGCCGGTCCTGGTGAAACTCGCGCCGGACCTGCACCCCGCCGACTTCGAGGCCAGCGTGGACGCCGTCGTGAACGCCGGAGCGTCCGGCCTGATCATCAGCAACACCACCCTGGACCGCAGCGGCCTCACCCACCCGCACCAGACGCAGGCCGGCGGCCTCAGCGGACGCCCCCTGACCACCCGCAGCACCGAGCTGATCCGCGCCGCGTACCGCCAGACCGCCGGGCGCACCCCCATCGTCGGCGTGGGCGGCATCTTCACCGCGCAGGACGCCTACGACAAGATCCGCGCCGGGGCCTCCCTGACCGAGGTGTACTCCGCCCTGGTCTACGAGGGCCCCGGCCTCGTGCGCCGCCTCCACACCGGCCTGAACGCCCTGCTGGAACGCGACGGCCTGCGCAGCGTCAGCGAGGCCGTCGGCGTGGACGCCTGA
- a CDS encoding RrF2 family transcriptional regulator, with protein sequence MWVSTKAQYGLRALIEIARRGGEAVPLKDVSERQGISQHYLEQIASNLRRAGFIKSIRGAHGGYRLARPPHEINAYDVVTAMEGSIAPVQCVEDDHVCDSQNVCGTQSLWYRVDSALRDVLGGTTLADLIEESDRQQHARLVQLEPHYPPPG encoded by the coding sequence ATGTGGGTGTCGACCAAAGCACAGTACGGCCTGCGCGCCCTGATCGAGATCGCGCGGCGCGGCGGCGAGGCCGTACCCCTCAAGGACGTGTCCGAACGCCAGGGCATCAGCCAGCACTACCTGGAGCAGATCGCCAGCAACCTGCGCCGCGCCGGGTTCATCAAGAGCATCCGCGGCGCGCACGGCGGCTACCGCCTCGCCCGCCCCCCCCACGAGATCAACGCCTACGACGTCGTCACCGCCATGGAAGGCAGCATCGCCCCCGTGCAGTGCGTCGAGGACGACCACGTCTGCGACAGCCAGAACGTCTGCGGCACCCAGAGCCTCTGGTACCGCGTGGACAGCGCCCTGCGCGACGTGCTGGGCGGCACCACCCTGGCCGACCTGATCGAGGAGAGCGACCGCCAGCAGCACGCCCGCCTCGTGCAGCTCGAACCCCACTACCCGCCGCCGGGATGA
- a CDS encoding chorismate-binding protein, giving the protein MNGPAALPARLFPARPSPADVLRRLRAAGAPGVVLLESLGPVVPYGSRSFLSAWPRRVSHDLPPRPPGNAFFPAWLGGLKYEAARAFGLAAHAPHGQAMWWGEYPSGLVWDRAAGTLEIVGEPHVDWAALLALDPGTEPTLSVGPFGADDVDYPAGVRAVQELIRAGEVYQVNLSRGVRAQATGDPLAAYLRLREVNPSPFMAFADLGTEVVVSCSPERLVRWAGNDLSARPIAGTRRRGGTPAEDAALEAELRASGKEVAEHTMLVDLVRHDLGRVAAPGSVSVPDLMLVERYSHVMHLVSEVTAQARPDTTLRGVLAATFPGGTITGAPKERVMEAIAALEPGPRGWYTGALGLVSGAAVDLNILIRTAAFTRAAGEAWTVEVRAGGGTVIDADPAREAQETVHKAQALLSVLAGVPGRAAQPPAPPTPGVPWSPPPAATRTGLRVLLLDNRDSFTWNLVHDLRALGAQVDVRGQDEALADLLALAPDAVLVGPGPGTPDSSGVTLPLTGACLEGNVPLLGVCLGHQALGQVLGGRVERAQPVHGRPEFARHAGTGLFAGVPQDAPFGRYHSLVVRGLNPAFVTATSVDGEVMALEVPGRPAWGVQFHPESVLSPAGRTLLGNWLTLSAAWQGK; this is encoded by the coding sequence GTGAACGGCCCCGCTGCCCTGCCCGCCCGCCTCTTCCCTGCCCGGCCCTCCCCGGCGGACGTGCTGCGCCGCCTGCGTGCGGCGGGCGCGCCGGGCGTGGTGCTGCTGGAGTCGCTGGGGCCGGTCGTGCCGTACGGGTCGCGGTCGTTCCTGAGCGCGTGGCCGCGGCGGGTGTCGCACGACCTGCCGCCCCGCCCGCCGGGGAACGCGTTCTTTCCGGCGTGGCTGGGCGGCCTGAAGTACGAGGCGGCCCGCGCGTTCGGGCTGGCCGCGCACGCCCCGCACGGGCAGGCGATGTGGTGGGGCGAGTACCCGTCCGGGCTGGTGTGGGACCGCGCGGCGGGCACGCTGGAGATCGTGGGCGAGCCGCACGTGGACTGGGCGGCGCTGCTGGCCCTTGACCCCGGAACGGAGCCGACGCTGAGCGTGGGGCCGTTCGGCGCGGACGACGTGGACTACCCGGCGGGCGTGCGGGCCGTGCAGGAGCTGATCCGCGCCGGCGAGGTGTATCAGGTGAACCTGTCGCGCGGCGTGCGGGCGCAGGCGACGGGCGATCCGCTGGCGGCGTACCTGCGGCTGCGCGAGGTGAACCCCAGTCCGTTCATGGCCTTCGCGGACCTGGGCACCGAGGTGGTCGTGTCGTGCAGTCCGGAGCGCCTGGTGCGCTGGGCAGGGAATGACCTGAGCGCGCGGCCCATCGCGGGCACCCGGCGGCGCGGCGGGACGCCCGCCGAGGACGCCGCCCTGGAAGCCGAACTGCGCGCCAGTGGCAAGGAGGTCGCCGAGCACACCATGCTGGTGGACCTCGTGCGGCACGACCTGGGCCGTGTGGCCGCGCCGGGCAGCGTCAGCGTGCCGGACCTGATGCTCGTCGAGCGTTACAGCCACGTCATGCACCTGGTGTCGGAGGTCACGGCGCAGGCCCGCCCGGACACGACGCTGCGCGGGGTGCTGGCCGCCACCTTCCCCGGCGGGACGATCACGGGTGCGCCCAAGGAGCGGGTCATGGAGGCCATCGCGGCGCTGGAGCCGGGGCCGCGCGGCTGGTACACCGGGGCGCTGGGCCTCGTGAGCGGCGCGGCGGTGGACCTGAACATCCTGATCCGCACGGCGGCCTTCACGCGGGCTGCCGGGGAGGCCTGGACGGTGGAGGTCCGCGCGGGCGGCGGGACCGTCATCGACGCCGACCCGGCGCGCGAGGCGCAGGAGACCGTCCACAAGGCCCAGGCCCTCCTGAGCGTGCTGGCGGGCGTGCCGGGCCGCGCCGCGCAGCCGCCCGCGCCGCCCACGCCGGGCGTGCCGTGGTCGCCTCCGCCTGCCGCCACGCGCACGGGGCTGCGGGTGCTGCTGCTGGACAACCGCGACTCGTTCACCTGGAATCTGGTGCATGACCTGCGGGCGCTGGGCGCGCAGGTGGACGTGCGCGGCCAGGACGAGGCGCTGGCGGACCTGCTGGCCCTCGCCCCGGACGCCGTGCTGGTCGGCCCCGGCCCCGGCACGCCGGACTCCAGCGGCGTCACGCTGCCCCTGACGGGCGCGTGCCTGGAGGGGAACGTGCCGCTGCTCGGCGTGTGCCTGGGGCATCAGGCACTCGGGCAGGTGCTGGGCGGCCGGGTCGAGCGGGCGCAGCCGGTGCACGGGCGGCCCGAGTTCGCGCGGCACGCCGGGACCGGTCTGTTCGCGGGCGTGCCGCAGGACGCGCCGTTCGGGCGGTATCACTCGCTGGTCGTGCGCGGCCTGAACCCGGCGTTCGTGACGGCCACCAGCGTGGACGGCGAGGTCATGGCGCTGGAGGTGCCGGGGCGGCCCGCGTGGGGCGTGCAGTTCCACCCGGAAAGCGTCCTGAGTCCCGCCGGGCGGACCCTGCTGGGCAACTGGCTGACCCTCAGCGCCGCGTGGCAGGGGAAATGA
- a CDS encoding aminotransferase class IV, which translates to MNPLPDGVNAPAWLHGATAFTTVRTRLGAALLWPDHLARLQDTCAFLGLPAPDPDLPPPDPHAWGLLRVTVTEGGTLASHRPLTPGPRPDGGVTVRLTGVQVHPQLGAHKTGNYLPYRLAARQAAPAFEGWLLDAGGQVVDGSRTSPLLELDGQLVVPAGGLPSVTRAAFLRGTPHATRPVHAAELARVTRAWVCGSGVGIVPVARLEGLPGECPARDLGVRWPDTRNPALVWPG; encoded by the coding sequence ATGAACCCGCTGCCGGACGGCGTGAACGCCCCCGCGTGGCTGCACGGCGCGACCGCCTTCACGACCGTCCGCACTCGGCTGGGCGCGGCGCTGCTGTGGCCCGATCACCTCGCGCGGCTGCAGGACACCTGCGCGTTCCTGGGCCTGCCCGCCCCGGACCCAGACCTGCCCCCGCCCGACCCGCACGCCTGGGGCCTGCTGCGCGTGACCGTCACGGAAGGCGGCACCCTCGCCTCGCACCGCCCCCTGACGCCCGGCCCCCGCCCGGACGGCGGCGTGACCGTCCGCCTGACCGGCGTGCAGGTCCACCCGCAGCTCGGCGCGCACAAGACCGGCAATTACCTGCCGTACCGCCTCGCCGCGCGGCAGGCCGCGCCCGCCTTCGAGGGGTGGCTGCTGGACGCAGGCGGGCAGGTGGTGGACGGCAGCCGCACCTCGCCGCTGCTGGAACTGGACGGGCAGCTGGTCGTCCCGGCCGGCGGGCTGCCCTCCGTGACCCGCGCCGCCTTCCTGCGCGGCACGCCGCACGCCACCCGGCCCGTCCACGCAGCCGAACTGGCCCGCGTGACCCGCGCGTGGGTGTGCGGCAGCGGCGTGGGGATCGTGCCGGTCGCCCGCCTTGAGGGCCTGCCCGGCGAATGCCCGGCGCGTGACCTGGGGGTGCGGTGGCCGGACACCCGGAACCCCGCGCTCGTCTGGCCTGGCTAG
- a CDS encoding polyprenyl synthetase family protein — protein sequence MTGVADLCVPDVTFDARLREVLRSDVEFIELIGDDLVAAGGKRVRPTLVLLAAQALGARPSVGSGAWSDVLDLGVGVELLHSASLLHDDLIDDADTRRGQQAAFRRFGNVVSVMSGDFMLSRLLVLLSGLPGGPVLTRMFGQTASVICEGEVLQFQLAAYQEYELRYYLQVIHGKTAALTELAASAPAVLLGAPAHVQAALATFGREYGMAFQMQDDLLDLSGEEAVIGKPVGGDLREGKATLPVLTLLEGPHAAEVRGVLERRAAQPGDVERVRALAAQSGALERTRAEIRRRAQLAIEALGALPASEAREALARLAQREIDRLN from the coding sequence ATGACTGGTGTAGCTGACCTCTGCGTTCCGGACGTGACTTTCGACGCGCGTCTGCGCGAGGTGCTGCGCTCGGACGTGGAGTTCATCGAGCTGATCGGGGACGATCTGGTGGCGGCGGGCGGCAAGCGGGTGCGGCCCACGCTGGTGCTGCTGGCGGCGCAGGCGCTGGGGGCGCGGCCGTCGGTGGGGAGCGGGGCGTGGAGTGACGTGCTGGACCTGGGCGTGGGTGTGGAACTGCTGCACTCGGCGTCGCTGCTGCACGACGACCTGATCGACGACGCCGATACCCGGCGGGGGCAGCAGGCGGCGTTCCGGCGCTTCGGGAACGTGGTGAGCGTCATGAGTGGGGATTTCATGCTCTCGCGGCTGCTGGTGCTGCTCTCGGGCCTGCCGGGCGGGCCGGTGTTGACGCGGATGTTCGGTCAGACGGCCAGCGTGATCTGCGAGGGCGAGGTGCTGCAGTTTCAGCTGGCGGCGTACCAGGAGTACGAGCTGAGGTACTACCTGCAGGTGATTCACGGCAAGACGGCGGCCCTGACGGAGCTGGCGGCGTCGGCCCCGGCGGTGCTGCTCGGCGCGCCGGCGCACGTGCAGGCGGCGCTGGCGACCTTCGGGCGGGAGTACGGCATGGCGTTCCAGATGCAGGACGACCTGCTGGACCTGTCGGGCGAGGAAGCGGTGATCGGGAAGCCGGTGGGTGGGGACCTGCGCGAGGGCAAGGCGACCCTGCCGGTGCTGACGCTGCTGGAGGGCCCGCACGCTGCGGAGGTGCGCGGCGTGCTGGAGCGCCGGGCGGCGCAGCCGGGGGACGTGGAGCGGGTGCGGGCGCTGGCGGCGCAGTCCGGGGCGCTGGAGCGGACGCGGGCCGAGATTCGCCGGCGGGCGCAGCTGGCGATCGAGGCGCTGGGCGCGTTGCCGGCGTCGGAGGCGCGGGAGGCGCTGGCACGGCTGGCGCAGCGGGAGATTGACCGGCTGAACTGA